From the Pomacea canaliculata isolate SZHN2017 linkage group LG4, ASM307304v1, whole genome shotgun sequence genome, one window contains:
- the LOC112561639 gene encoding echinoderm microtubule-associated protein-like 4, which produces MESPSEELVEDILTNKTWTSAVQQDGLLSHEREDLVERVAYLEKKVTQQEDEIICLKSALADVIRRLATIESSATQNSVLLPSKPTLRTPARRPISERKSHLSALENVNMAGASHRNSAPPMSLRSPRSATSHSGSSSAHSQQLKKWSSLSNSADMSSSQLTANSCAETAYIGI; this is translated from the exons ATGGAAAGTCCATCGGAAGAACTGGTGGAAGATATTTTGacgaacaagacatggacatcCGCCGTCCAGCAAG ATGGACTCCTGTCCCATGAGCGAGAGGACCTTGTAGAGCGAGTTGCTTATCTGGAGAAGAAGGTAACACAGCAAGAAGATGAGATCATTTGTCTCAAGTCTGCGCttgctgatgtcatccgcagaCTGGCCACCATAGAGTCCT CAGCAACACAGAACAGTGTTTTGCTTCCCTCTAAGCCTACATTACGCACTCCAGCTCGTCGGCCCATCAGTGAACGTAAGTCACACCTTAGTGCACTGGAAAATGTCAACATGGCTGGTGCATCCCACCGAAACTCTGCTCCTCCCATGTCGTTACGATCTCCCCGTTCTGCCACCTCCCACTCAGGTTCTTCTTCTGCCCACTCGCAGCAGTTGAAAAAGTGGTCATCACTGTCCAATTCTGCTGACATGTCTAGTTCACAGCTGACCGCCAACAG CTGTGCAGAAACTGCTTATATTGGCATTTAG